Below is a window of Gemmatimonadota bacterium DNA.
CTGGCGACACCGACCATCTGCTCGCCGATCCACGCCAAAGGCAGGAAGGAGACGAACTCGTCTTCGGGCTCGGCCGGGTCGACTCTCCTCAACTGAGCCGCCATGGCCAGCAAGTTCGCGTGCGAGAGCTCGGCCAGCTTGGGAACGCTGGTAGTGCCCGAGGTCGCCGAGAGCAGCGCCGTGTCGTGCGCGGAGAGCGAGCCCAGGCGGTCCGCGAACTCCCCCGGCCGCTCGCTGCCCCGGCGGGAACCGGCCCTCTCCACCTGCCCGAAGGTCGTGAGAGCGCGGTCGCGGTAGCCGTGCAGGCCTTGCGCGTCGTGGTAGACGATCTTTGTGACGCTCGCGACCCGTTCCTTCGCCTCCAGCATCTTGTCGACCTGCTCCTGGTCCTCGGCGACCACCACCGCAGGCTCCGCGACTCGGAGCATCGCGACCACCTCGTCGACGATGGAGTCCTGATAGAGGCCGACGGGAACCGCGCCGACGGACTGAGCGGCGAGCTCCGCGATCATCCATTCGGGCCGGTTGTCGCCGATGATCGCCACCCGGTCGCCGCGATCCACTCCCAACTCCAGGAGTCCTAGGGCGAATGCGCGGACCCGCGCGCCGTAATCCCCCCAGGCGATCTCCCGCCAGATGCCGAACTCCTTCTCTCTGAGCGCGACCGCATCCGGAGTTTCGGCGGCCCTGCGCGCGAGGAGACCGGGGAGGGTGGAACTCACGCGTCCGCCTTCGCACGCCCCAGATAGGCGTCGATGACGGCCGGTTCGCTCCGCACCTCCCCAGGAGGACCTTCGGCGATCTTGCGTCCGAAATCCATGACGGCCACGCGGTCCGAGATGTCCATGACGACGTCGATGTCGTGGTCGATCACAAGCACGGTCACGTCCCGTTCCTCGTTCACGTCGAGAATGAAGCGGGCCATCGACTCCTTCTCTTCGGCGTTCATCCCCGCCGTGGGTTCGTCGAGCATGAGCAGGACGGGATCCGCGGCGAGCGCCCGGGCGAGCTCCACCAGCCGCTGGCGGCCATGGGCGAGGCTGCCGACCTCTCGGTTGCGCAAGGCCTCGAGCCCCAGAAAATCCAGGATCTCCTCCGCGACCGCCCGATGCGCGATCTCGGCGCGCCGCTGGCTCGGGAGGAAGAGCCCTCCGCTCAAGACGCCCCCCGGCATGTGCGCGTGGCGGCCCAACAGGAGGTTGTCGAGCACAGTCATGTGCTTGAAGAGCTCGATGTTCTGGAACGTGCGGGCCAGCCCGAGTTCGGCCCTGCGATGAGGCGGCAGCCGCTCGAGCCTGTGGCGTTCTCCGTCCCTCCCTCGCAGGGCGACGCTGCCCGCCTGAGGACGGTAGAGGCCGGATATGCAGTTCAGGATGCTAGTCTTTCCGGCGCCGTTGGGGCCGATCAGCGCGAACAGTTCGCCCTTTCGCACCTCCAGGGAGACCCGGTCGAGCGCCCGCACTCCCCCGAAGCCCAAGCTGAGCTCACGGAGCTCGAGAAGCGATTCGGCCACTGCTGGAAGCGGCGCTCCCGGACGCTGAAGTGCGGGTGGACGGTCTCGGGCGAGAAGGCCCGCTCAGCTTATCGGCCTCCTGCGACGCAGTACGAAGAGTCCCTCCTGCATGCTGGTCACGATCACCGTGCCGCTCTCGAAGTACGGATAGACGCTCCAGGCGCCGCCGAACCCCGGTCCTTCGGTAAGGGGCGCCGTGTCGAACTTGCCGACCTCGCGCGGGTTGAGCGGGTCCGAAATGTCGAGCACGTGGAGTCCGTAGCGGTAGTTCGCCTGGTAGACGAAGCCGTCCTTGATGTAGAGATTGTGCGCGCTCGCCGGAAGCGAGCCCATGAACTCCCTGGCCAGAATCGGATCTTCCAGATCGCTCAGATCCCAGATCAGCGTGCGCGTGGTCTCGACAGCGCCCGCTATCACGTCGGATTCGTCGTCCTGGTAGAAGTAGCGGTGGTCCGGCGTGAGCCAGCCCTGGTGTATGTAGGCGGCGTCGGGCGAGGTCGCCCGGGCGATGTGGGTCGGGCTCTCCTTGTCGGTCACGTCGGCGATCTCGAAGCTGCGTCCGTTGGAGTTCAGACATATCTCACGTCCGAGGTAGCGTTCGTCCGGTCCCCGATAAGTGACGCACTGGGAGTCGTGGGTGCCGCTCTCGTCACGGTAGCAACCCACGAACTCGGGAGACCTGGGATCGTTGATGTCGATCATGTGCAGGCCGCCACCACAGGACTCGCGCCCGCCTCCGCTCCCGACCGCGTAGGCGAATCCCGTCTCCTCGTTGATGACGATGTTGTGGGAGCTGGCCACGCCGCGGTAATGGACATCGGGTTCGAAGATCACCGGCATCTCCTCGCGCCGGATGTCGCGCAGACGGGTGAGATCGAGCACCTGCATCCCGTGATCGCCGGCCCCGTCGGCGACGATGAAGGCGTGGTCCTTGTAGGTCTTGATGTCGCGCCAGAGCTGCGAAGGCGGCGTTCCCCTCGGCTTCGGCAGATCCCCGACCAGGATCGGGTTCGTCGGGGCGGTGATGTCGATGAAGGAGGTTCCGTCGTTACGGCCCACCAGCGCGTATTCCCTGCCGGTCACCGGATCGGTCCAGCCCCAGTTGTCGTTGGCGCGGACGCCTCGAGCGCTCCCGTTGCCCTTGAGGATCGAACCGGGAACGTAGGCGAGAAGCTCGACCTCGTCGCAGTCGAAGGGGCCGGCCCGGCCGTCGGTGCAGTGGCGCTCCTCGCCGACCAAGGGTGCGATGAAGTCGGGGGCGCTGACGAGCATGCCCGCGCTCGACCACTCGCCTCGCTCGCCCTCCTCGAACAGGTGGACGGAGCCGGCCCGGTGGTGCATGCCCGGGGCGGTGACGGCCACGACGCCGTCGGCCCCAGCCACCAGGCCGCCGAAGCGGTCTCGCTCGACCGTCTCGTCGGTCGGCAGGCGGACGCGGCGCGGCGTAGGCGGATCCGCCCGAACCAGGGCGTTCTCGAAGACCCATGCGGAGCCGGTCTCTTCGCCTCGCGCGTTCGGGCTGCCCACCCAGATGGCGTCGCCGACAACCGCGACCGATTCCCCGAAGCGGTCTCCGCCCGCTCCCTCCGCGGCCTCCAGCTCGTCGGCCACCAAGGCCCATCCGTCCATCCAGGAGTATACGAAGACGATGCCGCGGTTCTCTTCGTAGCCCGGAGCCCCGACCAGAGCGAACTCGTCCAGAGCCGATATGGAGCTGCCGAAGCCAGCGTTGACCGCCGCCGCGTTCTCGAGCGCGGCCGCCTCGGCCCACTCGCCTTCGGAGAGCGAGAAGTGATAGACTCTTCCGGATCCGGCGGTCTCGGCATCCGCTCCCCACGCGGGGGCGCCGACCAGGAGTCCGTTCGCGGTCAGGGCCATGGCCGCCCCGAAACGGTCGCCCGGGGCGCCGTCCGAGGGCCTGAGCTCGCCTTGGCGGGTCCATTCGCCGTCTTCCAGGCGGTAGACGTGCACGACGCCTGCCGGAGGAGGTTCGTCCGCCTGGTTCCGCCCTCGGCCGCCGGCCGGTCCGGGAGCGCCGACCATCAGCCACCCGGCGTCGGCGGCCAGGGAAATGCCGAAATCGGTTCCGCAGTAGCCGTCGAAGCTGCAAGAGGGCGAGAAGCCGGCCAGGTGGTCGCCGGCGATCTCGGAGTCGTGCCGCCATCCGTCGCCCGAACGGGTGAAGACATGGATGGGTCCGCCGCGCTGGCCGACGAAGAGGTGTTCACCGGAGAGCGAGAGCACGGTCCCGAAACCGTCGGCGACCTCGGAATCGGGCGCGTTGAGCACGGCAGCCTCCTCCCAGCCGTCCGTGACCTTCCGATAGGTGTAGACCGCGCCGGGTCGAAAGGTGGTGGTCGGTTCGGCGACGATCACCTCGTCCGCGGTGACCACTACGGAGTGTCCGAAGGCGCCGGACTGGGCCGACATTGAGATCGGCGCGAGGAGCGCCAAGACCGCGGAGGTGGCGAACAGAGGGGCGAAACGGCGGGCGGGACTCTCTTTCATCAGGTAATCTCGATTGAGGGCGACGGACTTCGGTCGTCGGTGGGCAGGTATTGAATATATCTGCCATACCCGCCTCTCGCGCCATTCCGAAGCGGCTGCCGGCAACCGTCGCGAAACTCGCGCGAGCTCCTAAAGCGGCGTTCGAATGCCGTGGGAGGTTTCGCTTAAGTCTTCAACTGCAAGGCAAGTCGCCGGAGAGTCTCGACCTCGGTCCCGGTCAGAATCCGGTCTCCCTGCCGCGCCTTCGCCAGCAGACGTTCGACCTCCTCCCTGTTTACGGCGTGCAGGGTATCGAGATCGACCTTGGACCAGTACTCGACCTCCGATGCCGTCATCTTGGTGAGGATGTCTTTGGTATCCTTCACGATGGCTTTGTATTGTCGTTGCTTGGCCTGGTACTTGAGGCGCAGCGTTCGCAGGTAGACTCCGGCGCAGAGAGCGCCGCCGAAATGAGCCAGGTGCGCGACGTTCGAGCCGGACTGGGCCGTTATCCCCGCGAACAGGGCTCCGAAGACCAGCACGGAGGCCAGCAACCAGGCAGGCACCGGTACGACCATCCACAGGTAGATGCGCTCGCGAGGCCAAAGCATCGCGAAGCAGATGACAATGCCGTAGATGGCGCCCGACGCACCGATCACCGGCGGCACCGCGCTACCCAGGATCAGCGGTAGAAAATGGAAGACGGCTCCGCCGATCACACCCCAGGCATAGAGCTGGAGGAAGGAACGCGAGCCGAGTCGGTCCTCGAGGCGCGGGCCGAAGAAGAAGAGCCCGATCATGTTGAAGAGAAGGTGCATGAAACCGCCGTGGAGGAACGCGTAGGTCACGAGAGTCCACGGCCGGACGAGGAATTCCGCGCCCGGAACCAGCACGAAGTTGTTGAGGAGCTGCCCCGTGCCCGGCAGGTAACCGAGCATGTAGAGGGCGACATTGATGCCGATCAGTCTCCCGACCCACTTGGTAAGCACTTAGCGGACCGTTCCTTGGGAATCGCCTGCCGAAGGGGCGGGCGCCTCGTTCGGAACGCCGGGTACTTCGCCCGGTCCTTCCCCCGGCGCCTCTCCTCCAACGAAGGGCAGGTCGTCTCTCGTGCCCCAGTCGTGCCATGAACCGTCGTAGAATCTGACCTCCCTACCGAGGCTTCGGGCGGCGAGGTAGCTGTAGCTGGCTCGCCAGCCGACCATGCAGTAGACGACCACGGTGTCGCCGGCGGGCGCGGAAGCCGCCTGGAAAAGAGCCTCGAGCGAATCTTTCGAGTGCATCCAGGGAAGCGGTCGCGATTCGATTAGCTCCTCCCAGTACATCTGATGCGCACCCGGGATGTGGCCGGGGTTGGCCATCCCACCCATGCCGCCGTCATTACCCGTGTACTCGTCGTCCGGGCGGGCGTCCACCAAGGCCAGCCCCTCGTTCCCGAGTCTCTCGGCTATCCAGTCGGCCGACACCATGATGTCGCTCCGCGGCGCCAGGCTCACTTCGCCCCGAGGGGTCGAGCCCGACTCCACGCCGCTCGTCAGCACCGGGTGGCCCAGTTCCTGCCAGCCTCCCAGCCCACCGTCGAGCACCGAGACGGCACCGTCATAGCCCATCGCTTCCAGGGTCAGGAAAGCTCGGGAAGCGAAGAGCGGGTTGTGGGAATATAGGACCAGGTGGTCTCCGTCGTTCACGCCGGCGAGTTCGAGAACCCCCTCGACCGCGTGAGCCGGACGCATCTCGGTGCCCCATCCCTGCTCGCCGTCCCAGACGAGGGAATCGAGGTCGAGCAGGCGAGCGCCCGCGATGTGGAGAGAATCGAAGCGGTCTCCGCCGAAGTCGGCATGCAAGACGCGCACGCCTCCCGCGCCGCGCTCGAGAAGCCAATCCGGCGAAACGATCGGCTCGGTCACCCGAACCTCCGTTCGGGGTTCCGCGCAAGCGACCGAAAGCGCCGAAGCGAACGCGAGCGGCAACTTCGTCACGACCCTGCGTAGGGTATTGGTGTAGACCATGCCTATTGCAAATTGGAGGCTTAATTCGTATCGAAGGAGTAACCCCTAACGCCCTGTTCGTTCTCACTTTCCCATGACACCAATCAACCCGCTGCTCGAGAGCTCATGGCCGGTTCCCTTCACGTCGATCGCCACTGAACACGTGGTACCCGGAATCCGCCGGGCGATCACCGAAGCGGAAGCCGAAGTCGAACGGATATCGGCGTCCACCGAAGGGCCGACCTGGGAGAACACCTTCCTCGCTCTGGAAGACGCGATCTGGCGGCTCAACAGACGTCTGGCTCCGGTCACCCATCTGGTCGCGGTAGCCGAGAGCCCCGGGCTTCGGGAAGCCTACAACACCGTGCTTCCCGAGATCACGGCCTTCCATACCGACCTCTTCCTCCGGGAGGATCTCTGGGAGAGGGTGCACGTCTTCTCCACCGCCGGAGCGCCGCTCTTCGACCAGGTCGGGAACCGTCACCTGGATCGCACCGTCAGGGCCTTCAAGAGAGCAGGCGCTCAGTTAAGCCTCGAAAACAAGGCGAAACTCCGCGAGGTGCGCGTAGAGCTGTCCGGGCTGGAGCAGAAGTTCGCCGAGAACGTGCTCGACGCCACGGCCGCCTACGAACTGGTGGTTGAAGACGAAAGCCGTCTGGAAGGCATTCCGGCCGATGCTCTGCGCAGGGCCCGGATCCGGGCCGGCGATAGGGCCGGCTGGGCGTTCGGACTGGATCAGCCCGCCGTGGAAGCCGTGCTCAAGTACGCCCGCGACCGCGAGCTCCGCCGCGAAATCTTCATGGCCTACTCCACGCGCTGTCGGGAAGGGGAAAACTCGAACGTCGCCCTTCTCGCCCGCATCCTCAACCTACGGGAAACCCTCGCCCATCTGCTGGGCTACGCGGACTTCGCGGACTACCAGCTCGAGGAACGCATGCTCACCTCCGGGAAGGAGGCCCTGAAGTTCGAAGACGAACTTTTCGAGCGCTCTCTCCCGTACTACGAGCGCGATCTGGCGCAACTTCGCGAGCGAGCGGCCCGGGAGGGCTTCGAAAGCCTCGAGCCTTGGGACACCGCCTTCGTCATCGAGCTGCTTCGTCGCGAGGAATACGATCTCGACGCCGAGCTCCTCAGGCCCTATTTCCCTCTGCCGCGCGTTCTGGAGGGGCTCTTCGCTATCGCGCGCCGGGTCTTCGGCTTCGTCGTCGAGCGCGTGGACAACGACGACGTATGGTATCCGGATGTCGAGTACTACGAGGTGCGGGATATTCGAGGAACGTTGCTGGGCGCATTCTACGCGGACTGGTTCCCACGTCCTGAGAAGCGTCAAGGCGCCTGGATGTGCGATCTGGTCACGGGCGAGCGGCTCCCGGACGGGGGCTTCGCACCGCATCTGGCAGCGGTCTGCGCCAATTTCGCTCCCCCTGACGGCGATGCGCCTGCACTCCTGCGCCACCGCGACGTGTGCACGGTCTACCACGAGTTCGGCCACCTTCTCCACCACATCGCCTCCCAGGTCGAGATCCGTTCCCGCGCCGGCATCAACGTGGCCTGGGACTGGGTCGAGCTCCCGAGCCAGCTCATGGAGAACTGGGCATGGGAAATCGAGGCGGCGGGTGTGATCTCAAGCCACCACGAGAACGGCGAACCGATCCCCGACGAGCTCTTCGGACGCCTCGAGCGCACGCGCACCTTTATGGGCGGTTGGGCGATGATGCGTCAGCTCGCCTTCGGCTGGATAGATCTCAAGCTGCACACGTCCATCGCCAGGGGACTGCGCACGATCGAATCCGGACTTGCCTCGGCCAGGACCGCCGGCGACGGCGACGCCATGTCCGACGCCTTGGACCCCGAGGGACTGACCCGCCTCGCCGGCGCGTCGCTGATGGCGGAGGTCGAAGGCCGTCTCCAGAGGTTCATGCCGGAGAGTTTCGCCGCCTACCATCCGATCGCGTCGTTCCTGCACATCTTTTCCGGCGGCTACGCTGCCGGATATTACAGCTACATGTGGTCTGCGGTACTCGACGCCGATGTCTTCTCCCGCTTCAGAACCAACGGCATTTTCAACTCCGAGGTCGGGAGCGACTATGTTGACAGCATTCTGAGCCGCGGAGACTCGGCTCGCCCCAGCCTGCTCTTCAGGGCCTTCATGAACAGGGGGCCCGACACCTCGGCCCTGCTCGAACGAGAGCTGGGCAGCCTCACCGACTCACCCCACCCCGCGAAGACATGAAAGCCAGAGTCAACCTCCTCGCCCTCCTCTCCCTCACCCTCGCGGCGGCGGCCTGCGACTCCTCGAGGCTGACTTGGGGAGACGGCAACAGCATCATAGTCACCATGCGCCCCGATCTCTGGACGGAGGTGCAAGACGACGTGTACTCGAACCTCGAGACCACGACCTACACGGTGCGGGACGAGAAGAATTTCACCGTGACCTACGCCGACCCGAGCGACGAGGACTGGCGCAATCTGAGGCGTTTCAGAGTGATGCTCGTGGTGGGCAGGGCCGACGACTGGTTCATGCAGGACGTGCTCGGCAAGCTGAAGGATCCGGAGCCCGGCGTCCACGAGGTCGAAAGGGTCTGGTCTCAGGATCAGAGTGTGACCGTCGTGCTTCTGCCGGAGGAAGGCGAGGCCGACTTTCTGCGCGACCGTCTGCCTGCTCTCCATGATCGGTTCGACGAGGGCTTCAGGGTCTACACCTTTCGGCGCATGTTCCAGACCGGCCCCGATACCGCTCTCGCGGGCACTCTCCGGCGCAACTTCGGTTTCGAACTCACGGTGCCCAACGTCTACGACTGGGAAGACCGCGACTCGGTCTTCATTTTCAGGAACGACAATCCCGACCCGTCCGAACTGATCCGCCAGGTGGCGGTCACCTGGGCCGCGCCCCTGCCGGAAGGGCTTCAGGGAGAGGACCTGGTGGAATGGCGCACCCGACTTTCGGAGAGCCACTACACCAACGCCCAGGTCACCGACGTCCGACAAGTCACAGGCAGACCTTTCGAACATCGCGGCCGGCCGGCGTACGAGGTCAGCGGACGCTGGAGCAACCCACCGGAACTCGGTTGGCCTGCCGGCGGCACGTACATCGCCAGAGGAATTCCCTGTCCGGAACAGGATCGCATGTATCTTCTCGACGCCTGGCTCTACGCCCCCGGAAGGGAGCACTACGAGTACGTGATCCAACTGAACTACGTCCTCGACACCTTCCGCTGCGGCGCCAATCTGGCTTCCACCCCTTGAGCTTCGTCCATCTCCACACCCACTCGGAGTTTTCGCTGCTCGACGGAGCCAACCGTCTCCGAGATCTCACAAGGAGGGCGGCGGAATTCGAGATGCCGGCTCTCGCTCTTACGGACCATGGCTCGATGTTCGGCGCGTGGCACTTTCACAGGGAGGCCGGACGCCACGGCATCAAGCCCATCATCGGCATGGAGGCGTACGTCGCGCCCGGCGAACGGGGGGACCGTTCTCCGAACCAGGGCCCGCACGGACCCTACTACCACCTCGTGCTCCTTGCCCGCGACCGGGCGGGATACCGCAACCTCGTCAAGCTCTCGTCCCTCGGCTACCTGGAGGGCCACTATCACCGTCCCCGCGTCGACCGAGAGGCGCTGACCGCCCACTCGGAAGGGCTCATAGTCTCGTCGGCGTGCCTCGCCGGAGAGGTGGCGCGCCACCTGCGCGACGGCGACTACGCCGGCGCCCGCGCCGCGGCGGAGTGGTACGCCGAGGTCTTCGACGGCCGCTATTACCTGGAGGTTCAGGCCCACGACGCCGGATCGGATCGGACGGAACAAGCCGAGGTGGCCGCTGCCGACCGGGAGGCCGAGGGCTCGCAGGAACGGATGCGGCTGGCAGAGTCCCAGTCATCCGAGCCTTTGCACGAGGCCACATCCGGCACGTCGGGCACCAGCAGCGACGGACGTTTCGGCCAAGCCGAACTGAACGCCGGCATATTCCGACTCTCGGACGATCTCGGACTTCCGGTGATTGCGACCAACGACGCGCACTTCCTGCGCCCTGAGGATCACGAAGCCCACGACGTGCTGCTCTGCATAGGGTTGGGCAAGGATTACGAAGATCCCAGACGCATGCGCTACGACTCGCAGCTCTACTTCAAATCCGCGGACGAGATGGCCGCGCGCTTTCCGGGACGCACCGACGTCATCGAGAACACGCTGAAGATAGCCGACGAGGTCGAACTCGACTTCGAGAGCACCTACCACCTGCCCGCTTTCCCTCTGCCCGAGAGCCACGGGAGCGAAGAGGAGTACTTGCGCACGCTCGCGGAGCGGGGGGCCCGGAAGCGCTACGGCGACGAGCCCGACCCGGAGGTCCGGGAGAGGCTCGACTACGAGCTCGCCGTCATCCGCAGGACCGGATTCGCCGGCTACTTCCTCATTACGCAGGATTTCGTCGCCTGGGCTCGCGACCACGGCATTCCGGTCGGTCCCGGACGCGGTTCAGCGCCCGGTTCGATAGTGGCGTACTGTCTGGGGATCACCGACGTGGAGCCCCTCTCCTTCGGCCTCCTCTTCGAGCGCTTTCTCAACCCGGAGCGGGTCTCGATGCCGGACATCGACATCGATTTCTGCTATGAGCGCAGGGGAGAAGTGATCGCCTACACCCGCGAGAAATACGGGGCCGAGGCGGTCGGGCAGATCGTCACCTTCGGAACCATGAAGAGCCGGGCCGTCGTGCGGGACGTAGGTCGGGTCCTTGGGTTCGAACCCGCCGAGACCGACCGCATTGCCAAGCTGATTCCCAACCAGCCCGCCCAGGCGCTGACGGTGGCACAGGCGATGGAGCGGATCGGTGAGGTGAAGGAGGCCTACGAGTCGGACGAACGCCACCGCAGGCTCTTCGATTACGCGCAGACGCTCGAGGGGCTTTCGCGCCACGCCTCGGTGCACGCCGCCGGGATCGTCATCGCTCCGGGTCCGCTCGACGACTACGTGCCGGTGAGCCTGCAACACGGCAAAGGCGGTCGCGGGCTGGAAGGCATGGCGGTCACCCAGTACGACATGAAGTGTCTGGAAGACGCCGGGATGCTCAAGATGGACTTCCTGGGTCTCCGGACCCTGACCGTCATCCACGATGCGGCCGAGATGATCCGCGACGCCGACGGGACGATCCGCCACCCCGTCACCGGCGAAGGCTACGCCGACATCTCCGAGATCCCGCTCGACGACGAGTGCGTCTTCGAGATGATCCGCCGCGGCGGCAACGCCGGCATCTTCCAATTCGAGTCGAACCTCGCCGACGACAAGCTGCGCGCCATGCGCTGCGACCGCTTCGAGGACCTGGTGGTGACCAACGCGCTCATCCGTCCAGGTCCCCTGGATTCGGGAATGACGGACGAGTACATCAGGCGCAAGCTCGGCGAGTCCGAGGTCAGCTACGCCCATCCGGCGCTCGAACCGGTGCTGGAGACCACCTTTGGCATCATCGTCTACCAGGAGCAGGTGATGAGGGTGGCCGCGACGCTGGCCGAGTTCAGCATCGCCGAGGCCGACGTGCTCCGGAAGGCGATGGGCAAGAAGGACGACGCGCTCATCAAGGCGCAGTTGGACGAGTTCATCAGGAGGGCGATCGAGTGCGGTATCGAGGTTCGGGTCGCCGAAGATCTCGCCGGGCAGATCAAGACCTTCGGACGCTACGGCTTCAACCGCGCCCATGCCGTGGCCTACTCCATGCTCTCCTATCAGACCGCGTGGCTGAAGGCGCACTATCCGGTCGAGCTGATGGCGGCTCTCCTGACCTCGATCGTGGATTCCACCGACTCCGTGGTCAAGTACATAGGGGTGTGCAAGGAGCTGCCCAGGTACGTGACCAGCGTGGAGAAGCCGGTCAAAGTGCTGCCGCCCAGCGTCAACGAATCCGGCTGGGGTTTCACGGCGACCCCTCAGGGTGAGATCCGCTTCGGTCTCGGCGCGGTGCGCGGCATCGGTCGGAACACGGTCGCTTGCATCGTGGAAGCCCGGAGCGAGAAGCGCTTCGACTCTTTCTTCGACTTTCTCGATCGCATAGATACCGGGACGGTCACTAAGAAGGCTTGCGAGGCGCTCATCGCCGCAGGAGCTTTGGACGATTTCGGGAACCGTCGGCAATTGATGGAAGGGCTGGAGCCGGCCTTTGCCGATGTCCAGGCTCGACGGGCCGACGTGATTCTGGGCCAGGGCTCCCTCTTCGGCGGCGAGACGCTACCCAGCCCGCGTCTGCCTCTGCCCGCGGTGCCCGAGTGGGTAGACACCGAACGCCTCAAGCTCGAAAAGGAGACTCTCGGCTTCTTCATCTCCGGCCACCCCCTCGATCGCTACGCCGACATCATCGAC
It encodes the following:
- a CDS encoding choice-of-anchor B family protein; this translates as MKESPARRFAPLFATSAVLALLAPISMSAQSGAFGHSVVVTADEVIVAEPTTTFRPGAVYTYRKVTDGWEEAAVLNAPDSEVADGFGTVLSLSGEHLFVGQRGGPIHVFTRSGDGWRHDSEIAGDHLAGFSPSCSFDGYCGTDFGISLAADAGWLMVGAPGPAGGRGRNQADEPPPAGVVHVYRLEDGEWTRQGELRPSDGAPGDRFGAAMALTANGLLVGAPAWGADAETAGSGRVYHFSLSEGEWAEAAALENAAAVNAGFGSSISALDEFALVGAPGYEENRGIVFVYSWMDGWALVADELEAAEGAGGDRFGESVAVVGDAIWVGSPNARGEETGSAWVFENALVRADPPTPRRVRLPTDETVERDRFGGLVAGADGVVAVTAPGMHHRAGSVHLFEEGERGEWSSAGMLVSAPDFIAPLVGEERHCTDGRAGPFDCDEVELLAYVPGSILKGNGSARGVRANDNWGWTDPVTGREYALVGRNDGTSFIDITAPTNPILVGDLPKPRGTPPSQLWRDIKTYKDHAFIVADGAGDHGMQVLDLTRLRDIRREEMPVIFEPDVHYRGVASSHNIVINEETGFAYAVGSGGGRESCGGGLHMIDINDPRSPEFVGCYRDESGTHDSQCVTYRGPDERYLGREICLNSNGRSFEIADVTDKESPTHIARATSPDAAYIHQGWLTPDHRYFYQDDESDVIAGAVETTRTLIWDLSDLEDPILAREFMGSLPASAHNLYIKDGFVYQANYRYGLHVLDISDPLNPREVGKFDTAPLTEGPGFGGAWSVYPYFESGTVIVTSMQEGLFVLRRRRPIS
- a CDS encoding rhomboid family intramembrane serine protease; translation: MLTKWVGRLIGINVALYMLGYLPGTGQLLNNFVLVPGAEFLVRPWTLVTYAFLHGGFMHLLFNMIGLFFFGPRLEDRLGSRSFLQLYAWGVIGGAVFHFLPLILGSAVPPVIGASGAIYGIVICFAMLWPRERIYLWMVVPVPAWLLASVLVFGALFAGITAQSGSNVAHLAHFGGALCAGVYLRTLRLKYQAKQRQYKAIVKDTKDILTKMTASEVEYWSKVDLDTLHAVNREEVERLLAKARQGDRILTGTEVETLRRLALQLKT
- a CDS encoding DUF4837 family protein; protein product: MKARVNLLALLSLTLAAAACDSSRLTWGDGNSIIVTMRPDLWTEVQDDVYSNLETTTYTVRDEKNFTVTYADPSDEDWRNLRRFRVMLVVGRADDWFMQDVLGKLKDPEPGVHEVERVWSQDQSVTVVLLPEEGEADFLRDRLPALHDRFDEGFRVYTFRRMFQTGPDTALAGTLRRNFGFELTVPNVYDWEDRDSVFIFRNDNPDPSELIRQVAVTWAAPLPEGLQGEDLVEWRTRLSESHYTNAQVTDVRQVTGRPFEHRGRPAYEVSGRWSNPPELGWPAGGTYIARGIPCPEQDRMYLLDAWLYAPGREHYEYVIQLNYVLDTFRCGANLASTP
- a CDS encoding sulfurtransferase; amino-acid sequence: MTEPIVSPDWLLERGAGGVRVLHADFGGDRFDSLHIAGARLLDLDSLVWDGEQGWGTEMRPAHAVEGVLELAGVNDGDHLVLYSHNPLFASRAFLTLEAMGYDGAVSVLDGGLGGWQELGHPVLTSGVESGSTPRGEVSLAPRSDIMVSADWIAERLGNEGLALVDARPDDEYTGNDGGMGGMANPGHIPGAHQMYWEELIESRPLPWMHSKDSLEALFQAASAPAGDTVVVYCMVGWRASYSYLAARSLGREVRFYDGSWHDWGTRDDLPFVGGEAPGEGPGEVPGVPNEAPAPSAGDSQGTVR
- a CDS encoding ABC transporter ATP-binding protein codes for the protein MAESLLELRELSLGFGGVRALDRVSLEVRKGELFALIGPNGAGKTSILNCISGLYRPQAGSVALRGRDGERHRLERLPPHRRAELGLARTFQNIELFKHMTVLDNLLLGRHAHMPGGVLSGGLFLPSQRRAEIAHRAVAEEILDFLGLEALRNREVGSLAHGRQRLVELARALAADPVLLMLDEPTAGMNAEEKESMARFILDVNEERDVTVLVIDHDIDVVMDISDRVAVMDFGRKIAEGPPGEVRSEPAVIDAYLGRAKADA
- a CDS encoding M3 family metallopeptidase, translated to MTPINPLLESSWPVPFTSIATEHVVPGIRRAITEAEAEVERISASTEGPTWENTFLALEDAIWRLNRRLAPVTHLVAVAESPGLREAYNTVLPEITAFHTDLFLREDLWERVHVFSTAGAPLFDQVGNRHLDRTVRAFKRAGAQLSLENKAKLREVRVELSGLEQKFAENVLDATAAYELVVEDESRLEGIPADALRRARIRAGDRAGWAFGLDQPAVEAVLKYARDRELRREIFMAYSTRCREGENSNVALLARILNLRETLAHLLGYADFADYQLEERMLTSGKEALKFEDELFERSLPYYERDLAQLRERAAREGFESLEPWDTAFVIELLRREEYDLDAELLRPYFPLPRVLEGLFAIARRVFGFVVERVDNDDVWYPDVEYYEVRDIRGTLLGAFYADWFPRPEKRQGAWMCDLVTGERLPDGGFAPHLAAVCANFAPPDGDAPALLRHRDVCTVYHEFGHLLHHIASQVEIRSRAGINVAWDWVELPSQLMENWAWEIEAAGVISSHHENGEPIPDELFGRLERTRTFMGGWAMMRQLAFGWIDLKLHTSIARGLRTIESGLASARTAGDGDAMSDALDPEGLTRLAGASLMAEVEGRLQRFMPESFAAYHPIASFLHIFSGGYAAGYYSYMWSAVLDADVFSRFRTNGIFNSEVGSDYVDSILSRGDSARPSLLFRAFMNRGPDTSALLERELGSLTDSPHPAKT